A stretch of Pelagicoccus enzymogenes DNA encodes these proteins:
- a CDS encoding NAD+ synthase, producing the protein MKIGLAQINTTVGDLAGNQKLILDAYQSLVSQGAELVVFPELAVCGYPPRDLLFKRRFVPDQLESLHAISKQIGTAPAVIGFVDPNPTKSGRDFFNAAAFCFDGEVRQTARKSLLPTYDVFDEDRYFEPADLPLVFEWQGKRLGITICEDIWGNTDVSRERYPHAPVEYLKEQQLDLHLNLSASPWHWGGKGEQREGLVSGASKSCGCPTIYVNAVGGNDELIFDGRSMVSDSQGNIVAGLSAFAADQAVVDLGAAEPRIAKTFRQDLLDNIEQALVLGLRDYVHKSGFKKALIGLSGGIDSALVAAIAAKALGPENVTGVSLPSAISSDHSKSDAKELAENLGIDFHTIAIADIVSSAEATLAPLTSGYGRDVTEENIQARSRGLLLMALSNKLGALLLTTGNKSELAVGYCTLYGDMCGGLAVISDLPKTKVFELSRHLNRDKPTIPVNTIEKPPSAELRPDQKDEDSLPPYDILDGILEGYVEKGMSSKELIEQGYDADVVKDMVRKVDLNEYKRKQAAPGLKLTPLAFGVGRRIPIVQRYVS; encoded by the coding sequence ATGAAGATCGGACTCGCGCAAATAAACACCACCGTTGGCGACCTCGCCGGAAATCAGAAACTTATCCTCGACGCCTACCAATCGCTCGTTTCGCAAGGAGCTGAACTCGTGGTGTTTCCCGAACTGGCCGTCTGCGGCTACCCGCCACGCGACCTCCTCTTCAAGCGCCGATTCGTGCCCGACCAGCTGGAAAGCCTACACGCCATCTCCAAGCAAATCGGGACCGCCCCCGCAGTCATCGGATTCGTCGACCCAAATCCCACGAAATCCGGACGCGACTTCTTCAACGCTGCCGCTTTCTGCTTCGACGGCGAGGTCCGGCAAACCGCGCGCAAGAGCCTGCTTCCCACTTACGACGTCTTCGACGAAGACCGCTACTTCGAACCGGCCGACCTTCCACTCGTCTTCGAATGGCAAGGCAAACGCCTCGGCATCACCATCTGCGAGGACATTTGGGGAAACACTGACGTCTCCCGCGAGCGCTACCCACATGCCCCAGTCGAGTACCTTAAAGAGCAGCAGCTCGACCTGCATCTCAATCTCTCCGCCAGCCCTTGGCACTGGGGCGGGAAAGGCGAACAAAGGGAAGGCCTCGTCTCCGGAGCCTCCAAGTCCTGCGGATGCCCCACCATCTACGTCAACGCGGTAGGCGGAAATGACGAACTTATCTTCGACGGACGGAGCATGGTTTCCGACTCCCAAGGCAACATCGTAGCCGGCCTGTCCGCTTTCGCCGCCGACCAAGCCGTCGTCGACCTCGGCGCCGCGGAGCCTCGCATCGCCAAGACCTTCCGACAAGACCTGCTCGACAACATCGAGCAAGCCCTCGTGCTCGGCCTGCGCGACTACGTTCACAAATCCGGCTTCAAAAAGGCCCTCATCGGCCTCTCCGGGGGAATCGACTCCGCCCTGGTCGCCGCCATCGCCGCCAAGGCTCTCGGACCGGAAAACGTCACCGGCGTCAGCCTCCCCTCCGCCATTTCTAGCGACCATTCCAAGAGCGACGCCAAGGAACTCGCCGAAAACCTCGGCATCGATTTCCACACCATCGCCATCGCCGACATCGTCTCCTCCGCGGAGGCAACCCTCGCCCCGCTCACCTCAGGCTACGGCCGCGACGTAACGGAAGAGAACATCCAAGCCCGTTCCCGCGGCCTACTCTTGATGGCGCTCTCCAACAAGCTCGGCGCCTTGCTGCTCACCACCGGCAACAAGTCCGAACTCGCTGTCGGCTACTGCACGCTCTACGGAGACATGTGCGGCGGACTCGCGGTGATCAGCGACCTGCCGAAGACCAAGGTATTCGAACTTTCGCGACACCTCAACCGCGACAAGCCCACCATCCCGGTCAACACCATCGAAAAGCCGCCCAGCGCGGAGCTTCGCCCCGACCAAAAGGATGAGGACAGCCTACCGCCCTACGACATCCTCGACGGCATCCTCGAAGGCTACGTGGAAAAAGGCATGTCCAGCAAGGAGCTAATCGAACAAGGCTACGACGCGGATGTAGTGAAAGACATGGTACGCAAGGTGGACCTGAACGAGTACAAGCGCAAGCAAGCCGCGCCCGGTCTCAAGCTCACCCCGCTCGCCTTCGGCGTCGGCCGCCGCATCCCCATCGTACAACGCTACGTCTCGTAA
- a CDS encoding FKBP-type peptidyl-prolyl cis-trans isomerase — MSTQQVISFNYTLRNKAGEVLDQSPEGRPLEFLSGVGQIIEGLEESLLKMEEGKSEEVIVRPEKGYGFRDESQIDTINISQLPVDQVKVGDYFQAGQDRHAPIVRVVKVEGDQVTLDANHPLAGEDLVFSVDLVGKRDATEEELAHGHAHSAGGCCGGGGGGGCGCSSEESARAAADEGECCGGGHGHAHDHEHGKGGCGCSH, encoded by the coding sequence ATGTCGACACAACAAGTCATCAGCTTCAACTATACCTTGCGCAACAAGGCCGGCGAGGTCTTGGACCAGTCTCCCGAAGGGCGTCCTCTAGAGTTCCTCTCCGGAGTTGGCCAAATCATCGAAGGGCTCGAGGAGAGCCTTCTAAAGATGGAAGAAGGCAAGAGCGAGGAAGTCATCGTGCGTCCAGAAAAGGGCTACGGCTTCCGCGACGAGTCCCAGATCGACACGATCAATATTTCCCAGCTGCCAGTCGACCAGGTAAAGGTGGGCGACTACTTTCAAGCGGGGCAGGACCGCCATGCTCCCATCGTACGCGTGGTCAAGGTTGAAGGCGACCAGGTAACGCTCGACGCGAACCATCCGCTTGCGGGAGAGGACTTGGTCTTCTCCGTCGATCTGGTCGGCAAGCGCGACGCGACCGAGGAAGAGCTCGCCCACGGCCATGCCCACAGCGCAGGCGGTTGCTGCGGCGGCGGTGGCGGCGGGGGCTGCGGATGCAGCAGCGAAGAATCTGCCCGGGCGGCTGCCGACGAAGGCGAGTGCTGCGGCGGTGGTCATGGTCACGCCCACGATCATGAGCATGGCAAGGGTGGTTGCGGCTGCAGCCACTAA
- a CDS encoding FKBP-type peptidyl-prolyl cis-trans isomerase, with product MKIISKFTFLASAATVALLAGCSKNDSQVADLEERVRYLESQEPTLSHGFQIEEIGKLYPSAKSTESGLHYIVEQEGDGETPSKGQTVTAHYHGTLLNGDVFDSSVERGKPFQFPVGMGRVIKGWDEAFLDMKKGEKRKLILPAQIAYGLRGSPPVIPPNSVLVFDVELIDFK from the coding sequence ATGAAGATTATTTCAAAATTCACTTTCCTTGCCTCCGCGGCCACGGTCGCCCTTCTGGCCGGCTGCAGCAAGAACGACTCCCAAGTCGCCGACCTGGAAGAACGCGTCCGTTACCTCGAGTCTCAGGAGCCTACCCTCTCGCACGGTTTCCAAATCGAGGAAATCGGTAAGCTCTACCCGTCCGCAAAATCGACCGAGAGCGGACTCCACTACATCGTCGAGCAAGAAGGCGATGGCGAAACGCCCAGCAAAGGCCAAACGGTCACCGCCCACTACCACGGCACCCTGCTCAACGGCGATGTCTTCGACAGTTCAGTGGAACGCGGAAAGCCCTTCCAGTTTCCGGTCGGCATGGGCCGCGTCATCAAGGGTTGGGACGAAGCCTTCCTCGACATGAAGAAGGGCGAGAAGCGTAAGCTCATCCTGCCAGCCCAAATCGCCTACGGTCTGCGCGGCAGCCCTCCCGTCATCCCGCCCAATTCCGTCCTCGTCTTCGACGTAGAGCTCATAGATTTCAAGTAG
- a CDS encoding M48 family metallopeptidase has product MSLFAAAKFPLEATIPLKRKDVVFRNHPLAKSYLAKVDKEGNIVLTVPRTGTERDALAFANKNREWLEDQRLLALKLLQEATLKPGLRVGDLIWFRGKQVALRLEKDFGRPVLCFAKERIYIADESMDLARPLKAHLHELAKQEFPRVVFRYAEKLREVIKKRVKKVVVRDQKTRWGSCSTSGTISLNWRLILASEATRDYVIVHELMHMRRFDHSPRFWALVEAACPSYRRHEAWLKAHQEELSW; this is encoded by the coding sequence ATGTCTCTTTTTGCCGCTGCCAAGTTCCCTCTTGAAGCCACGATTCCGTTGAAGCGCAAGGACGTGGTTTTTCGCAACCATCCGCTCGCCAAGAGCTACCTCGCGAAGGTCGACAAGGAAGGTAACATCGTCTTGACCGTCCCACGAACGGGTACGGAGCGGGATGCCCTCGCGTTCGCCAACAAGAACCGCGAGTGGCTGGAAGACCAACGCTTGCTGGCTCTGAAGCTGCTGCAGGAAGCGACCTTGAAGCCGGGACTGAGAGTCGGGGACTTGATTTGGTTTCGGGGCAAGCAGGTGGCCCTGCGCCTCGAAAAGGATTTTGGTCGCCCCGTGCTGTGTTTTGCGAAGGAGCGAATATATATCGCCGACGAAAGCATGGACCTTGCTCGTCCTCTGAAGGCTCATCTGCACGAGCTGGCGAAGCAGGAGTTTCCGAGAGTCGTCTTCCGATACGCTGAGAAGCTGAGGGAAGTGATCAAGAAAAGAGTTAAAAAGGTTGTGGTGCGCGACCAGAAGACGCGCTGGGGCTCCTGCTCGACCAGCGGAACGATTTCCTTGAACTGGCGACTGATTCTGGCGAGCGAAGCGACCCGCGACTACGTGATCGTGCACGAACTGATGCACATGAGGCGTTTCGACCACTCGCCCCGGTTTTGGGCTTTAGTGGAAGCGGCGTGTCCAAGCTATCGCAGGCACGAGGCTTGGCTCAAGGCCCACCAGGAGGAGCTGAGCTGGTAG
- a CDS encoding HDOD domain-containing protein, producing the protein MIDKTYHITSLEMKAAILKIPAAPEIFVKLGRMLKDKDTQMNDVIRLVEKDPSLVARVFRLCNTPYFNTGEPIDSLEVGINRIGFQELHRIVGVASVAGVFKYWNLAYKVAGDAIWHNALAVGLCMEQLAAANGEDRSDAYTAGLLKSLGKLVIDHCAKSHAKPPIYDHDAGLPLLMWEQDVFGATNSQMVERVMESWGFPERLLVGIRYHYQPDLAPDANRYAYMLNLAGLMAEKIGKPLPGESSYWSEEEESLEAAGISRGQMKSATGASSEKLKLLLKAMGE; encoded by the coding sequence ATGATCGACAAGACCTACCATATTACCTCGCTGGAGATGAAGGCGGCCATTTTGAAGATTCCCGCAGCGCCGGAGATTTTCGTTAAGTTGGGCCGAATGCTGAAAGATAAGGACACGCAAATGAACGATGTGATCCGGCTGGTGGAAAAGGACCCTTCGCTGGTGGCTCGCGTTTTTCGGCTTTGCAATACTCCTTACTTTAATACCGGAGAACCGATCGACAGCTTGGAGGTAGGGATCAATCGCATCGGTTTCCAGGAGCTGCATCGTATTGTCGGAGTCGCTTCGGTGGCAGGCGTTTTCAAGTATTGGAATCTCGCCTACAAGGTCGCTGGGGACGCCATTTGGCACAATGCCCTGGCGGTCGGCTTGTGCATGGAGCAGCTAGCTGCGGCAAATGGCGAGGATAGGTCGGACGCTTACACTGCGGGGCTGCTCAAGTCCCTTGGCAAGCTCGTGATTGACCACTGCGCCAAGAGCCATGCCAAGCCTCCTATTTACGATCACGACGCTGGACTTCCTCTGCTCATGTGGGAGCAGGATGTTTTTGGGGCTACCAATTCGCAGATGGTGGAACGAGTCATGGAGTCATGGGGATTCCCCGAACGTTTGTTGGTTGGCATACGTTACCACTACCAGCCTGACTTGGCTCCGGATGCGAATCGTTACGCCTACATGCTGAATTTGGCGGGTTTGATGGCCGAAAAAATCGGTAAGCCCTTGCCTGGCGAGAGCAGCTATTGGAGCGAGGAGGAGGAAAGCTTGGAGGCAGCGGGAATCAGCCGCGGTCAAATGAAGTCGGCTACCGGCGCCTCCTCGGAAAAGTTGAAGCTGCTTCTCAAGGCGATGGGAGAGTAG